The sequence below is a genomic window from Salinispira pacifica.
AAGTATCTCACTTCCTGAATAAACGCATCGGCGTTATAGCTTTCCTGCACCTCAGTTGTCTGGCAGGAGACAGCAAGCAGAAGTGCGGCAAGCACTGCCCCGAAGGGAAGGCTGCGTTTCAAGATTCGGTTGGGAACCCGTTGAGGTTGCGTTTGTTGACGAAGTTGCGGCTGTTCACCTGATGTTGAATCCATCGGTCCTCCGGATGGTGATATTTTTACTGTCTGAAGATTCAGAAGCTACATAATACAGAAGGGGAAATAATCAGTCCAGCAGGGAGAAATGGAAACACCCTGGCGTCATACTTTTCCCACCGGAGCACCATAGACCATAAGCTCGGTTTCACCGTCCACGCCCAGAAGGGCATCGCACTTTTCCTGGTCGTATGCACCGATTGCACAGGTTCCCCCATCGATGGCCGCACATGCAAGATACAGATTCTGACAGAGATGACCGGCATCAAGAGCTACCAGCTTGGGCATCCTGCCGGGGTAGCGCCAGTGGGTCCGGTAAGGAACTGCAGTCCAGAGAAATATGACCGGTGCATCCCAGCCCTGGCCGTTCAGTGCTTCCCTGCATTGCTCCCGAAGGTTTTCCGGGCGGGATACCAGCAGCAGCTCATGCTCATAGGGGCGGTACAGGTAAATTCCTTCATCCAGACCCTCCACATGAAACACAGCAATGTAGGTTTCAAAGGGATGGCGGGCGCCTGCAGAAGGGGAGGTTCGTCTGCTGCCCCGGGGAGTCGTTTCATGAATGCCCTGGGTTGCAAACAGCAGCCATCCCAGTTCCGTCAGGCTGATTGCCTGTTCCAGAAATTTCCGTTCACTCCGCCGGGTAAGGATGGCATGTACCAGATCAATGCCGGTAAAGCTGTCAAAATCGGGTTCGGGAAGAGGATGGCGTTCACCGTTCCATTCTTTCTGGAATGCCGGCACTTCCGCTCCTTTTTGCTGATCCGATTCGATATTCAGATGCCAGTTTGATTGCAGGTTTGATATATCCATAATTGATTAATCCTTCCCGGGCGCCGCCGGCTCCGAAAGTATCATCCCGCTGAGAAACAGCAGCGCAGCGGTCCCCGCCAGCACGGCGGCTGCCGCCCCGTAGCCTCCCGCAATGCTCAGGCTGGCTGAAAGCATGATGGGGCCCAATGCCGAACCTGCCACAAGAATTCCCATGATGAAACCGGAAATGGCTCCCAGATGTGTTGTGCCGAAAAACCGCGGCCATGTAAGGGTTGTGAGGCTGTTGAAACTCCCACCGGCCAGCCCGTTTCCCAAAATGATTATAGCAGTAAAAACGAATCCGGGCTGTAAAAAATTTATCCCGATCATGGAAATCATCAAGCCGGAAAGGAGGGTTGCCAGTATCCATTTCAGCCGGATAAAATCCGAGGCGAAGCTCACCAGGGCGTTTACAATCACTGAAATAATGCTTACGGGAATAAACACCGACACGGCAATGCTCCGTCCGATTCCCGCTTCTGCGAATATGCTGACTACATGAAAGGTGAAACCGGTAATGTAGAGTGACGAGAGCCCCACCGAAAGACCGTACACCCAGAACCTAGCGGTTTTCACCGCCTCTGAGAGGCTCATATCCGGTGCCTTCACCTGGTCAGCGGCATCATCTCCCGGTGCGTCTGTATGTTTCTCAAGGTTTCGGGTCAGTTCATCACCGGGATCCGCCGGTTCCCCGTCGGGCTTCAATCCTACAGATTCAGGGTTGTCCCGGACAAGTATCACATAGAGGCTCACACCGAGAATCAGGACGATGAGGCCGCTGATCCTCCATGCTCCCTGCCATCCTGCGGCCTGGATCAGACGGTCGAAAAACGCCGGTGCGGAATTGAAGCCGAAACTCACGAATGTTCCCACAATGGCGCTCACCATGCCCCGGCGTTTCACAAACCAGCGCATGGGCAGGTTGCGGCTTACCAGGGTGAGAGAGCCCTGACCGAGAAAACGGAGGAGAAAAAAGCCTGCGCTCATGATAATCATGGCTGTCAGCCCCGGAGGGAGCAAGGTCAGCGTCCTGGATGCAGCATCAACAATACCGTCAATATAACTGAGTACCAGAAGAGAAAGCCCCAGCAAAGCCGCCACAATGCTTCCGAACCGTCTGCTGCCCCAGCGGTCCAGAAGAACTCCGCTGGCGGAGAGAATGGCCGCAGACGAGAGTGTCCCGATCATATATGCCAGACTGAGCTGATCCCGGCTTAGATGCAGTGCATCGATGAGGAAATCGGTGAACACCGAAACCCCGATGGTCTGCCCGGGAATGCTCAATAGCATTCCGATGGTGCCCGCTCCAACCATTACCCATCCGTAATAAAAGGGCATTCGCCGGTATATATTGCCGTGTTTTGCTTGCATGCGTTGAATCCTTATGCAGTGCACCAAAGCTTGTGAAAACCTGAGGTTTCCAAATTTTCACCGTTTCTGTCCGCCGCCGATAGCGGTGCAAAAATGTGCACCACCATATCAAGTGTGACGGCGGCTGGGAATTTTTCTTTTCACAAGCTTCTGTGCACTGGATGTAGTAAAGAGAGGAAGTGGTAGCATATTTCACCGATCTTGGGAATCATCACGGCGGCTCATCATGGCGGTACAAAACGGCGGTACAAAACGGCGATACAACACGGCAACTCAACTCAGCCGGGAGTAAGGCGCAGGTGAGCATGAAAAGTGATGGGGCAGGCTGCCTGTGGAAGTGCCGCCTTCAGGCGGGTTCCTGTCCCACAAGATCACGGATGGCAGAGAGGGTTTCGGGAGATATGATATGCTCCATCCGGCAGGCGTCTTTTTCGGCAATTGAGAGTGGGACCCCCAGGGTTCGCACCAGATATTTGGTGATGCACACATGCCGCATCTTCACATCTTCGGCCAGCTCAAGGCCTTTGGGGGTGAAGCGGATGTTTCCGTATGGCTCGTGGTGAATCAGCCCGTCTTCCTTCAGGATTTTCAGTGCCCGGTTTACGCTGGGTTTGGATACATCAAGGGCTTTTGCCACATCCACCGAATGGACGGGATGCTCCTTGCCCTCCAGTTCGAGAATGGTTTCCAAATACATTTCCAGGGATTCACTGTAAGACATGGGAGTTTACCTCTTGATTCAAGTATAGTACGCATGAAGCCCGGGCGCATGCTCTTCGAAGCTATCCGGCGAAAAACCCTTGGATTATGGCGGCTTTCAGAGAAGACCAGGGCAGAACGCCTTCACCCGCAGCTGCAGCCCGGATCCGGTCTGGCTGCCCCTGAACGCCGTCGTTCCGTTGCAGTCGGTGAACCTGCGGTTGCATGTCCAAAGCCGTCCCCTCCACCGGCGGCAGAACAGCTTTCCGCCGGTGCCGTGCAGTGATCAAGGAGGGGGCAGGATGCGCAGCCCGGGAATACGTTGGGGGGAAGCCGTTTCCGCCGTTGCCGGTCCGCCCGGATTTTCAGGATGCCGGGGGTCAGCATCAGAACGATGACCCCCAGCACCAGAAGGTTTGCAGCAATCATTTGGCCCGTCCTGTTTCAACCGGTGAAAGGGCAATTGATGAATGGCCGCTGCTTCGGCTTCCTTTCCACATGAAATATCCTGTTACCGAGATGATCGCCGCCACCGCCAGCAGGCCGGGGAGGAAGCCCGATCCGACTGTCCCGGCGGTAATGAGGGTGCCGATCTGGTATACCAGGAAGGAAAGCACGTAGCCCATACCCAGCTGAAAACCGATGGCCCCCCAGAGCCATTTGGGAGATTCCATTTCCGAGTTCATGGCTCCGATGGCTGCAAAACAGGGAGGGGTGAAGAGGTTGAATACCAGGTAGGAAAGACCTGCCACTGCGCCGATTCCGAAGACCGAAAGTACTTCGCCGCCGCCGGATACCAGCGCAAGCTCTTCAATATCAATAAAATTGGTAATGGAGAATGTAACCGCCAGGGTTCCCACCACGTTCTCCTTGGCGATGAAACCGGTAATTGCTGCGGCTGCGAACTGCCAGACACCGAAACCCAGGGGGATAAATATGAAGGCCAGGGGAGATGCCAGACTTGCAAGAATGCTGCTTCCGGGCATGGATTCTCCCACAACCTGGAACTGCCAGTTGAAGGTCTGAAGCATGTGAACTGCTGCATTACACACAAGAATGATGGTTCCGGCCTTGATGATAAACGCCTTGGCCCGTCTTAACATAGAGGCTGCGGCTCTGCGGATGCCGGGAAGACGGTATTCGGGAAGTTCCATAATAAAATAGGATCGGGATCTGTCACCGGTAATCCGGCGTACCACCAGACCGCTGATAATGATCACAAAAATCGCGAGAAAGTACATGGATGTACCCACCCATGCCTGGTCGCCGAAAAACACTCCGGCAAACAGGGCGATAATGGGCAGCTTGGCACCGCAGGGCATGAAGGGAGATAGCATGGCGGTGGTTCGCCGCTGCCGTTCGTTCTTAATGGTGCGGGTTGCCATAATTCCGGGAATTGCGCAGCCGGTGCTTACAATCATGGGAATGATGGACTTCCCCGACAGGCCGATTTTCTTGAAAAACCGGTCCATAATTACCGCAACACGGGACATGTACACCGAATCTTCAAGAAGGGCCAGCATAAAAAACAGAACCATGATCAGCGGGAGAAATCCCACGACCGCACCCACACCGCCGATGATTCCGTCCAGAAGCAGTGCACTCAGTACGGGGTGTACCTGATCTCCCAGGAGAGCAGCAACCCAGCCGTACACGGTGTCGATTCCGCCAACAAGGAGATCGGCCAGCCATGGTCCCACCCA
It includes:
- a CDS encoding SagB/ThcOx family dehydrogenase, which gives rise to MDISNLQSNWHLNIESDQQKGAEVPAFQKEWNGERHPLPEPDFDSFTGIDLVHAILTRRSERKFLEQAISLTELGWLLFATQGIHETTPRGSRRTSPSAGARHPFETYIAVFHVEGLDEGIYLYRPYEHELLLVSRPENLREQCREALNGQGWDAPVIFLWTAVPYRTHWRYPGRMPKLVALDAGHLCQNLYLACAAIDGGTCAIGAYDQEKCDALLGVDGETELMVYGAPVGKV
- a CDS encoding MFS transporter, which encodes MQAKHGNIYRRMPFYYGWVMVGAGTIGMLLSIPGQTIGVSVFTDFLIDALHLSRDQLSLAYMIGTLSSAAILSASGVLLDRWGSRRFGSIVAALLGLSLLVLSYIDGIVDAASRTLTLLPPGLTAMIIMSAGFFLLRFLGQGSLTLVSRNLPMRWFVKRRGMVSAIVGTFVSFGFNSAPAFFDRLIQAAGWQGAWRISGLIVLILGVSLYVILVRDNPESVGLKPDGEPADPGDELTRNLEKHTDAPGDDAADQVKAPDMSLSEAVKTARFWVYGLSVGLSSLYITGFTFHVVSIFAEAGIGRSIAVSVFIPVSIISVIVNALVSFASDFIRLKWILATLLSGLMISMIGINFLQPGFVFTAIIILGNGLAGGSFNSLTTLTWPRFFGTTHLGAISGFIMGILVAGSALGPIMLSASLSIAGGYGAAAAVLAGTAALLFLSGMILSEPAAPGKD
- a CDS encoding metal-dependent transcriptional regulator, which gives rise to MSYSESLEMYLETILELEGKEHPVHSVDVAKALDVSKPSVNRALKILKEDGLIHHEPYGNIRFTPKGLELAEDVKMRHVCITKYLVRTLGVPLSIAEKDACRMEHIISPETLSAIRDLVGQEPA
- the feoB gene encoding ferrous iron transporter B; the protein is MYNAITGSTEHVGNWPGVTVAKKEGPVKEFLNPGTEDVMIVDLPGAYSISPFTGEESITRDFIENENPDLIINIVDATNLNRSLYFTTQLLELGIPLVVALNKSDLQAKKGIILDTRILSESLNCPVIQTMASAQNQNGLGELLESAMNRFKHTKAQAPAYTSRSASKAGHVEAKEDPERFSWVNNLVEQAERRKVDSSRQTFQDAVDRIVAHKWLGLPIFAGVIWLVFSFSQTWVGPWLADLLVGGIDTVYGWVAALLGDQVHPVLSALLLDGIIGGVGAVVGFLPLIMVLFFMLALLEDSVYMSRVAVIMDRFFKKIGLSGKSIIPMIVSTGCAIPGIMATRTIKNERQRRTTAMLSPFMPCGAKLPIIALFAGVFFGDQAWVGTSMYFLAIFVIIISGLVVRRITGDRSRSYFIMELPEYRLPGIRRAAASMLRRAKAFIIKAGTIILVCNAAVHMLQTFNWQFQVVGESMPGSSILASLASPLAFIFIPLGFGVWQFAAAAITGFIAKENVVGTLAVTFSITNFIDIEELALVSGGGEVLSVFGIGAVAGLSYLVFNLFTPPCFAAIGAMNSEMESPKWLWGAIGFQLGMGYVLSFLVYQIGTLITAGTVGSGFLPGLLAVAAIISVTGYFMWKGSRSSGHSSIALSPVETGRAK